Sequence from the Megalops cyprinoides isolate fMegCyp1 chromosome 4, fMegCyp1.pri, whole genome shotgun sequence genome:
TATTTAAATCTAAGAGCTTAGGATGAACAAGGTCAGTTGTGGTCACAATGGTTGTCGATACCCAGTGAACTCTAACAAGCATTGCACTCTGGTAGTGCTTTTTGGACCTGCCCTAAGCAGCTTTATTGGCCTAACTTTTTCAGTCTTGCTAGGAATCAAGACCCAGGCATTAGAGGTCTCTTGTTTTATACATGTTCTTACAGCATTACAGTCATTCAACAAAATCAATATTCTGGATgtgtatataatacataaatttTCCTATTGTAACATTGCGGCTGCTGTAAGTTTTATTCAGTCTTAAAAGTCTCTAAGTAATTTATGTCTAATTGATGCTTAATAAGTAGGTGCTTTTGTGTTCTGCCTCTGCATCCACACCAAAAGTAATATTTTCCATATTGGTCAATTTTGTCAGTCAACAATATATAACAAATGCCCAGCGAAGTTCAGCACAGATAAAGACCCCTTGTATGCTATTACACTGAAATATGATTTGTAAGAAAAGGAATTGTATACTGTACACACGGAGATGCTTTAAAGGTCATGCCGGAGGTTtctctgcatgtgtatgtatgaggtGGGGTGAGTCCGTAATGGAGGGTCATGTCAGCGCTCTGTTTGTCCCTGCAGGGACTGCCTGTACTTGTTCCTGTgactctgtcccctctctctttgtgtttctccGGACATGTCATCTGCAGCCCGGCCGCCCTactcttcctcctctcactTCTCCTCtccgacctctgacctcatgTTGACCTCATGTTGACCTCCTCTGGCCTGTCTCTTTTGTCATCTTTATTTTCCAACCAGTCGTGCATTTTTTGAGAAATCCACCTTTTTTGATCGCTCTGTTCTGTACCCTACCCCACACTCTGTGCTCAGTGCCACCTCGGGGGGGGACCTGCCCccagtctctttctctttctgtcctcccCCCTCTTCTAAATGTACCTTTGCTATCTTCTCCTCCTTGcctgccttcctgtctgtgtgcatgtgcttgcagCCTACCCCTGTCCTGCACTCCTTGCTTGAAACCAAGGAAatggagggtggggtgggtgtCTTGTGAGACTTGAAGTGGAGAATAGTGATTGCATTGCTGTCAATGGACTAACAGACCTGTCTGTGCATGGCATGCTTTGtaattatttcttctttttctgtgtctctttttattgttttcttcttaacaagaaaaaaaggtgttttgttGAGTTTACaaaccttttttgtattttgttgtaattGCTTTATTCGTCTGGAGATATTGTGATGCGCTCTTCTGCAGTGCTGTTGATCATGGTTCTGTGTCCGTGTCCGTCACATGGCTCTGTGATGTCAACAACTGGGGACAGTTTCctctcatctctgtctccctggtTCCCTGCATCTgtgaacagtgctgtgtgtctccatgtCTCTGTGAGAAATTCTCTCTGTGACtttacctgtgtgtctgtgtctttgtgtgcgtgcTTCTTGTGTGTGTCAGTTGCTCTGTGTGCACCTGTGCGCATCTCAGCGTGCCTCTGTGGGAGCCTttggcagtctgtgtgtgtttctgtgtgtcactgttccCAGAGGGGCCTTGCTGCTGTGATTGTGTCCCTCGCTTCTTCACAGTCTTCCTACCTCATCACTTCACCTCCTCTGGGTTTGATTGGGTCTCTTCTCCCCCTCAGCCTCACGCCTCCTCCTCATCACACCagtcaacacacacatttagacaGATGGATGGATAATTTTGCAGACAACGCAGGAAGACTTATTACTAATACAGGCAGACTGACTATGTAAATATGCAGTTCATGTCAGCCCAGTAGACCACACGCCAGTCAGGAAGACACACAGTTAACCAGATAGAcaggcagtcagtcagtgttGGAGATGGAGCAGTTACACTGCAGACAAGCAGCTGCTCAGATGGCATGCCTTCAGCTTTATACCTTTGCGGAAAAGACCAAAGCACAGATCATACTGATAAGACATGAAAAAGAGATACAGGGTTTGATTTTGTTCGTGTTGCTGGTGTGTACCAGTCAGAAGAGGACAGTATGTATTACACTTGATAATGTCttcataaaactgtttttagtGTCCACTATAGTGTCTGTACTATGATTATAGATATATGGATAGATAGACTGATAGATAGGTAGACAGATTCACATCATAATTCACACCATCTTCCATTTGtgattataatttatttaatcaacAGTGTTATATTATTGTGACCATCATCACAGCTCAgtgtaaaaaaagtaaagaataacaaaaacaaaagaaaaagcaaaagccCTGAATTTCATCTTTTTACCAAACAGCCTACACTGTGTCCTCAGTAGAAACCACAGTGAAGGCAGATGAGGCCCGTCAGTGAAATGTATGATCACATTCAAGGAGTCTTAACCAGGGCTGAAGGAGAAATGTTTCCTGCTATACATACTTATCCCATCTGACGTACACACATACCTACACCTTACCGTGTAAAAGAAAAACCCCACTGCCTCTGCCTTGTTACTTTGCCCTTCTCACAGGACACTTTTAGAGGAGTTGTCACCTCTGGTGGGGGCTGTATGAGGGGAAGGGTCATGGGGTCTTGCGGTCCAGCTGCTGTCAATAATACCTGCTGCATATTCAGCACTTCCTGTGGCCAGCACTGAGTCAAGTTACTGGTGTcacttcacacacacgcacacacacacacacacacacacagctgcccctcCGTCCTCTTCCCTGTGTCTTTCCGTCTGTCCCCTTcctgcctcccctctctgtcacactctgctTTGGTTTTGAAATAAcctctttgtctgtttttggcCTTCCCGTATTCTTTCTTGTCTCTATTTGTaggacattttttatttcatatagcTTTTTTGTCTCATAGTTAACCTGCACTATTCAGACTCTATCTTATGATAAGTTTGTCTGTCTTATTTCCTTCCATGATGTTCTGTCTGTCAATCAGTGGAATATCAGTTATCACAGCAGAGCAGTTTTCACAGGAAGAATATGTGAATGATATTTACTTGACGTCATGACAAAATAGTTATTCTGTCCAGTGTGGAACTATCCACACTCCACATCCACATACATCCACTCAGATGCTCACTGGCATAGGTGTTTTAAACTTTGACACAATGGTTCACATGCTCTGTTACACCTGCTGAAAACAAACTCATCCTATGGGGGAATTGACAGCACTAGGAGAGACCTAATAGTGGGGGTTGGGTCATGCAGAAATGGCCTTATAATTCTCAACAGGCTTCACAGGTCATGCCTTTAACATAGCTCCAGTTGTTTGCCCATCTTTAACCATTCTCTCACCTGCTAGAGATGAGTGGTGCTGTTGCAATCTGCTCTGGGTCTCCATGCCCAATTAGCCAATCCTTCTTTTACTTTCGATGTTATTTTACAGCAATATACAAATGTGAACATATTACTATTACTTTTAGggtcatttgtttgctttgcatttttatcattcaATACATCTATTTTAGAGAGGAAATAAGTATATCAGTATATTTATAAGGGTGAATGAATTTGCAGTTAAAGATCAGACAGATCTGTGTTGAATGttcaatgaatatgaaataGAATGGTCCACTCAAGTTCCAAAGTTGTGGTTTGGGAGGCTCTGCTTGCTGAAAGCATAGTAAATGTTGATTTTATGAGGTGTAAGtatacgtgtctgtgtgttactgcatagacagtgtgtgtgtgtgtgagtgtgtgtgtgagtatgtagTGCACTGTGTTGGTGTATGTATAATGCAGAGACTTCAAACATGTATTTATCTGGCAAATCTACACAccgcttgtgtgtgtgtgtgtgtgtgtgtgtgtgtgtgtgtgtgtgtgtgtttgtgtatgtctatgtgactgtgtgtgtgtgtgtgtgcatgcttgtgtgtgtatttgtggctGTTTGCATGCCTGTTTGCCAGCCTGAGgatatcagtgtgtgtttgtgaggtatGCCTTGCCTGCCAAAAATCCTGCCCTTGGatggttgagtgtgtgtgtgtatgacagaggGAGTCCTGCCTTGCGCGTGTGTGCCTCAGCCCGGGTTGGCAGTGGAGCcccagcagcagtggcagtaacgtctgtccctctccctgcaggtggCAGCCAGCGGAGCAGCACCAGCCGCCGCCGGGATCATGCTCCCTATGTCCTTTTCAGTGTCTTGCTGTgtatctgctgctgctgctgctgctcctacTGCTGGTGCTGGCTGATTTGGCTTGCGAAACCTACCCAAAAACACCCAGCCTCatatccccctccccctttccctgcACCGCCTCCCCAGTTTCCCCCTGCTAGCTCCCACGACTACTCGTCCTGCCACTTGGgccccccctcttcctccctcttcccctgcCTGTGGCTCTCCCCCTCCCCGGGCAGGGGCACGTCCCCCCTGGGGCCCCTGTGCCTGTGGGTGGCAGAGCGGGGCCGCGGCGGGGGCGAGGGGGGCCCGTGTCagtgtgcctctctctgtgtcgcTCCAGGTTACGGGCTGGTGCAGGAAGAGCTGCTCTCCCCCACCTCTATGCAGTACATTCTGCCCTCTCCGCTGGGCGCCGAGCCCTACTGGCAGGATGTGTCCAGCATGGAGTGCGCACCCATCGCCACCACCGAGGAAGACACGCTCATGGAGATGTCGGAGGTGCAGGTGTGGCCCTCGGGGGCCAGCCCATCTCTGGTGGCCGTGGAGGACTCCTCGCTGGAGTGCAGCAACGCCGATGACTCTGAGGCGTTGGGGCTGCCGTACGGGAGCCTGGGCCGGCCGAGCAGCGGCGCCAGCGGGGCCAGCGGAGGGGGCGGGCTGAGCGGCTCCATGGAGCTGGTGGAGGACGACACGGAGATGGGGGGTGACTCCGAGAACAGCGGCACCACCACGGCAAGCGGCGCCAATCCCGGGGTCAACATCAACGGGCTGGACGGAGGTCAGAGGTCGGAGGGCAGGAGGCTGGAGTCGGTGGCGGGTGGCAGCATGACGACCAGAactggaggaggcggaggagtaGAAGGCGAAGGAGTAGGCGGGCCGGGCTTAGAGGATGGGCTTTCTCTAATTGCAGGGCAGCAGCGGGTGTACGCCCGGCTGAGCGAGTCGCCCGGACTGAGCCGTGTGGCAGAGCGCAACGGAGACAGGTGAGATTACCCAGGTGTACCTCACGCCACACAGACTCCGGCCAGTAGGTTCCTTGAGGTCTTTACCGTCACTACAGACCTGACTTGTTGAAGGGAcagtttgttgtattttgtcaGATCTGGTCTCACTTTTCTGAGAATAATCAGCTGCTGTTATCAAATGTTTTCTTCATCCATGTTTCTTGAATGATGATACTTCCGAGATAAAagaatttgcattaaaatgtcagaattgccttttcagaaaaaaatggagggCTTTTGTGTGGAGTGACCAGAAGTTATAATAGTGCCTAGACAGACAGATGACAATGACATCTGTCAGCCATCCCCAGGCAACTAGTGGCTCCCCTGCTTCCTCTTCCATCGTCCCTCTGACcctgccttctctctccctcccaggtCGGGTAGCAGCTCCTTCCTGTCCTACCTGCAGGAGCAGTCCGGCCAGGTCTGGCACTGCAGCCCGGATTCCACCCAGAGCTGGACGGGCTCGCAGCCCAAGCCGCGGCAGTGTGTGGAGTCAGTGATGTCATCTATTCGGAGCGGGGTGGGCGGAGACACCAGCCAGTCTCGCGTGTCCCAGGAGTCCCTGCTGCAGCCGGTGCGGGACACGGGGCACTCAGAGATCCTGCGCGGGCACTTCCGGGGCACGCAGCCCTTCGAGAAGGGGCTGGGCTTCCCCCACCGCACTCCCGAGCTGAGAGGATGGGAGGATGCGCGTCTAAGGGGCCAGGTTAGTGTCCAGAACAGCCCCTGCAAACTTCCTCACAACCCAAATGTCATATTatatcctctcctctcttctcacAGAGGGCTAGGAAACCCTGGCTCAGCAGAACCTGTTTCTGCAAGTGAACAGAATCTAATTTTGATTCATTAGTTGGATAATAATTAGAAATGAGTTTATTTAAGTACAAACTTATGGACAGACTGAGCAATGACTGAGACGTAAGAAACATGCAAAAAGGCTAGCAGGGGGAGACTTACAGAGACTGCATATCGTGTGACCACCTGGAACTATTTAGAGCAACACGTATATAGCAGTGAAGCTTTTGTTAAATCCTGAcctctggtttttttttatatgacaATCTGCTTGATTTAGAGTAGTTGAGGCAGGGCTGGTGTTTGGGATCTGTATCTGTAGGGTTTTACTACAGTAAAGTGAATGTGATTCTTGTGTATATCCGTACAGTGAAGTGAAAGCACACCCACAGACCCGCACTTCCTAATGGCAACATGTTCACACCCTGCTGCACACACCAGCAAAGCCCAAGAAGGGCACAAACGCGGCCAGCCAACCCAAATATAGCACCCTCCCACACAGCCCCTCCTCACCCTGTCCTCCTATCAGTCTGCTACTCCGGCTCATTAGCACAGCTATACAGCAGTACAGGGCCTGAAAtccatctgtctttctcatATGCTCCCAGCCAAACACAGGAGGCTGGaaattttacactttttctTCATGTTGGGACTTTTTGCGGTTCTTCACAGCTGTTACTAAATGGTAAATAATGATATCAGATATGTTCAGCAAAGTCCAGAAAAGGTCAAACCTGACTTATGCCTTACAAAATAACATGCATCTGttttaatttctattttttaccttttttcatcttaaattcattttaaaaatactgagcATTACCTTTTGTGATGCACACTGCCCAGCACGCTGTAACAATTCTTTTATGTTCACCATATAAATACAACCAAGTGATCAGAAAATTGATCCATTGACTGTCTGGTTAATTGATTGATCAATTGgtggattgattgattgattgattggttgattgattgattggttggttgattgattgattgataaaaCAATTAATCAAACAATTAATTGAATCGAGAgataattttttaaatctgtctgCATTATTTAGCAGATCCCCACAAGAGCCCATAGTCCtaggtgtggtgtgtgtgatttaCACTTGGAGAAGTAGTTCTATTCCAAAATGTATCAGCAGTTGTTTAACACCATGTTTGAGAGGACTGTTCTTTGACAGTTTAAAAAGGCTGTTCTTTGGCCATTTAAGACAGCTGTTCTTTTACCTCAAACAGGAGGGCAGCCTGAGTGAAAAGACAGGATGGTCCATTTAAGTGCATTCACTGTCACTCATTGGCTCTCATCCAGGGATAAAGTCAACATCTGGCAAATCACAATGTCCAAATATGTGATTGAATAACAGAACAGAGGCAATCATTTCTTGTCTGATATCTTCAGTGAGCATGAACAGATGTATAATCTCTCAATGACTGTTCACGTTGAGTGAGTTGTGAGTGTAGCAGGATCAGATTACaatgcagaaaatgacaggCATACAGGCCCTTCTCCCCATGTGTGAAAATAGGTTTGATCTTTTACTAGGACTATGAGAACCTGCCAGGGTCTCATCAAAACACACCTCATGTGCTCTTTTGTTGGGGTCTCTCCAGGGCTGCAGTAACCTTTGTGTCCGTGAGAGGTGGTTATATTGGGACAATAAAGAGTAAGGTCAAAGactaacaaaaacacacaggacactGTTTGGTAGAACTAACTTTGTGTAGCATTTGGCGTTGCACGTCTCTGCAGCACACCAGGGCCAGTAGAGTTCAGCTGGCCTTGCTGGACTACAGGTTGCACCTGTCAGTGTTAGAGTGTTCGTATTTCTGTTGTCTGAGTTGAGGCCGAGTTATACCAATACATTAAGGATAAATAGACATCCAGTGTTAGTGCAACATGACAGATGAGAAGATTTTGCAACATACACTTACATTTTCCTGTAGGTTCATAAGCTCCATCCAAGCATATTTGTCCATCCTATCTGCCttacattaatgaataaaatgagtAGATTTGTCGACATCTACAGAAGCCTTCCTTGTAACCTTAAATGGTGATTGGGGGTAGATATTCAGTGCGTTGATTACTTAAGAGATAAATATGTGAGTATGTGGAATGTTAGTGAATGGCTGAATGCCAGTGGAGGTGTGGGGCTGCCAGGGTGTTCTCACTCCcagctgaaatgcagaatgGCCCGAGATGGAGCCATGAAGGTATTTAAAGCCTGGGGATCACATGTGCTGGGGGGGTGCGGGAGTGAGGGGCGGGGGGTGAAAGGGTTGTTTTTGGAAGCAGggacagggaaggggagagagagcgagagagagagagagagagagatagagagagggggaatagAAGCTCCAAAGTTACAGGAGCCCGGATTTGATGGCACGGACCAGCCGCTGCTCCAACACAGTggacagtgggagagagtgagcgtgggagagagggaagagcagAGTGCTTACTCTGCTGGAGAAAGTGCAGGAGTGGGAGAGCTAAGGAAACAGAGAGGAGCGGCGGAAGTCCTGTGCCACTCCCATTCCCCCCCACCCAGAGGAGGCACCGGTGGGAGTCGCTAGGGGTGGGAGTGTCTGCGAGTGCACGCGCgactgtgtgcgtgcatgcgtgccAGCAAGCGGGCGCTTCTGTGGTTCCCCCCACTTCCCTGTCACCGGCCGTAGCTCGGAGGCATGTGGGCCCTGGTGACAGAGCTGTTCTTCAGCCTGGTGCTGCTGGCTTTCCTGGTCATCAGCTGCCAGAACGTGCTCCATATCGCGAGTGGCTCCGTCCGCTCCGTCCTCACTTACGTCCACGAGCAGCTGGACCACGAgctgggtgagggagagggcaCCGCGGACGAAGAGGAGAACATCACCACCCGCGTGGTCCGCCGCAGGGTCATCCTGAAGGTACCAGTGGGAcgggagggagaagggaagagagagggggagagagagaaggaggtggaTGGAGAGCAAATAAAGGAAGTGACAGATAAAGAAAGACAGGGAGTGGGTACAGAGAAGACtagagggaggtagagagaggaagagaggagcatcagagcagaaatgaactgtggaagtgacagaaagagaggagtaagagggagggggagggctgATCTTATGTGCTCATCCcccaaaatgtctttgcatCATGCTAATGAAGCCTGTTTGAATACTTTAACCCTTTGAATCCTGAGAAAGGGAAATAGATACTAAGATACTGTTGTCAGGTAGATATAGACAACTGCAGTGAGACTgggggacagagaaaggacGGTGCCGAGCTGAAAGCTCTGAGGACCTTCAGGGGTCAGATTGCATGAAGGGACAAGTCCCAAAATTGTTGGGACAATGGTCATGGGCGAGACTCCCAGATGGACACCCTTTCAAGACCTCCAAGCTTAATACAGTAGTGTCAGGGGGCACAGGTGGGGAGGTCACACTGGGTCACCACAGGATTGTCCAAGGTTGCAGGCAAACAGTGTGTACCTGAAAATATGTACCACagaggcgcgcacacacactcacacgcagccCGCACAGCGAGATACAGAACGTAACAGCTGAAGATTGTCTctttgtactgtaaatatagtTCATTCCAAAGTCCTGTGTCCTTCAAGAAATGGCAACAAAAATAACCCCTTGTGTTCCTGCGCAATATCATAGGGAATCCAAGTTCCTGCACAATATCAAAAGGAATCCAAGGATCACTGTATGTTTTCAGGAGCCTAGTAAGCTCTTAGTTCGCAGTTAGTTTTAGTGTGTTGTTGTGGGATCCTGAAATGAGTTCATCAGGTAATCTGCATTCTGCTTTTTATAATGTTCTATAATAGCTGATTTTGGGAATTGTGCTCTAAGGCCTATTCTTGCCTTGCCTCAGTGTTGAACAGCTCCCAGAATGAATTTGGGTGGTCTGAAGTATGGCACCCCAGCTGTAATGGGCTGCTCAAGGATTGACTTATTGGGCCTGACAGGGAGCATGAAGCCCCAGCTGTACAGGGGGGACTGGTGTCATTATGCTCCTAGTAAAGTCCTaataaccccctcccccagttcccccagccccctctctccaccctcacATTCTCCACACCTCTAATGACAGGTGGGGCGGGGGAGAGTCTGACTCTGCTGGGATTTGTGGGATTGTCTGGGATTTTCTCACACATCCTTAATACTGTTGTTATTGATACCATTTAGACTTGTTCTTATAAATAGAACAGCAGTGACTTCACAGTTATTAAAATAGTAGTTCTCGTTTACTTTTATCCTGTCAGTGAGAACCATGGCCAAAGCTTCATTAGTGTTTCTCTGCCCCCCTGTCACCCTCTATCTCTCTATGCCTTTCTCTCcatttgtctctctgtccctctccttaTTTTCTCCCCCATCACTGCatttctttatgtgtgtgtctttcttgctttgttcctgtctctcctctccccgcTATCCCcctgtttttccctctgtgcgtctctctctcgctcttgtGCTCTCTTTGTCTTGTTGTGCTATACGTGCTCTGAATCAATGCCAACTGAGTAATTGATGAGGGGGAGATGGGGCTCTCCTGGGAGCTATTTTAAAGTGGTCTGGATTCCAAACCCACCATGCTGACTCCGGCATCTTCTTCTGCTGTCACCCCGACCCTCCTCGCTCCCTGTCTTTGTCAGCATTACTCTGCTACACAGCGCTCTCACCACATGTTTCATGGTTCACCACAAAgacacatttatgtttatttctttggaaTACACCCTTATCCAGATCAACTAGCAATGTAGCAAAGTGCATATTATGTAGTCATATGAACAACAGTACATATAGTTATGTAATGTACATCCTTGCTGTGATTGGTTTAACTGCTAACGTACTTCTAGTGTTGTTCTGTAACAGTTCacagttgtgtttgttgttgttttgttgttcaaAAGGGACAAAAACTAAACCTAAACTgatttatacatattatatacattgtATGTTTAGTATGTGTAATGTTTGCATATATGTggtaaattataaatatgtaattaatataattttcattaggtaatttcaaatgtgtttgtgtgatataTATGTGGATAATGGCATGCACTTACAACATTTAATGCATGTATTAAGAAATAGgtatatttcaaatgtttaataaGTAACTATAGCATACAGTTCTGTATTGGaaattgttttctatttttatgcACTATGCTGCATTACAAAGGTTATTGCAGTGGAGTTCTATCTTATCTTTTATCTAATTTAATCTTATGTTGCGTTTTAGCGCAATATGCTTAACTATTCAGCAATGCATTCTGTTGTGCAGTGTTGTCTACGTTTTGCTGCGGGGGCGTGTGCTGTATTATTTAATGCTGTATTATGTTGTGTAATGATGTCTAATGCTGTGATGCAGGGGGATGAGCTGGAGGATATTCCGGGAGATCATGTGAGCGAGGAGCAGTTCACCGATGAGCACGGCAACATTGTCACAAAGAAGGTGAGCTCTCCTTGGGGGTTATTCATGGCACATAAGCATCCTCTTACATTTATCACAAAACTTAGAAGTGCAACACATAGTGACATGCTGGTTTAACATCAGGTATCTATTTTCAGCCTTGTTGAtctttatttagtttttaaGCACTGTTTGGGTATATCAGTGTATTTGAAGTGTAGTGCCGCTCTGACATATCTTCAGTGTATCTTGACACACGCTGAAGTACAGTTTCAAATCGTCATCATGCAGCTCATTATGACTATGGGAACTGTGAAGGAGATCTGTGATAACAATGATCCACAATAATACTAATGGTCATCAgaatcatcaccaccaccaccagcatcatcatcatcatcatcatcacctccGTCATCATTTAACAATTAACTTTAATTATACAACGCggaacacattttctgtagtGCTGCCAAATACAGTCCCTGCATTTCAAGCATGGCAGAGGCCAAGCTCCAGGGGGCACACCATGCTTGGATTTTCCACCCATcacccccttctcccctccctcccccctccctttgtAGAGGAAATCTGCCCTCCTGGGTTGAATGGAGCAGTGCAGGTGAGCACAGCGGTGTATTCAGCTGAGTTATCCCACCTATGCCCCTGCCAAACCCTGTCACTGGCAATTCTACCCTCACACCTTCCCTGGTTGTGTGCCTCTTTTAATGGTGTGGGTTCCTTTGTGTAAGCCCACTCAACAACAtgtccaaacacaaacacagacaaaggcaGTTCACttagctgtgctctgtgtgttaaGGACGTGGGTTCCTGAGTGGTAGATGCAGTATTAGATAGCATACTCTGGATGATGATTCTTTTAAATCAGGTATTGCCATCCCAAACATGATTTTGGTTTTCAATCCATTTCTTAAAATGTCCCTCTTTTTAAGTCAAATTACTATTTCctgtcaattttattttatattataatttaatatgataataaatatAGCCGCCtgtactctctcacacacacacactcacatgcacacatatgcacagattcgcaaacacatacacacacacacacacacacacacgtattcacatacacacacaaacacaaatacacacacacgctcacgcacaaGGTGTTGACAGCATAGGGCTGACCCTCTCTGCAGAGTGTTGtgaccccgcccctctctctccctctgtggggCAGATCGTGCGAAAGGTGGTGCGGAGGGGAAAGGGCTCAGGCGAGGAGGGGGGTCAGGAGGTGAGCGTGGAGGGCTCACTGCAAGAGGCTGACGAGCTGGAGGCCGAGGCGGAGCAGTTCATGAACTACGCCATTCTGGGCCGGGAGACCAGCAAGGTGGGCTAGACACAGCCGACGGCTGGGCCGTACTGACCAGGGCTGAGCAGAGCTATGCAGGACTGCACTGGACCAAAATGCACTGCCCCATACTGACATGGACTGGGATGTACTAATCTTGGCTGGGCAGGGGTTTGCCGTACTGACTCGGGCCATACTGACAATGACAAAACTGTGTTATGAAGGATTGAAGCAAGTGGGGTGGCGTAGGCTGAACTGGGTAGACTTTGAAAATTGGTCTGAAGTGGCTTTTCAAATTTGGAATAGGCTGAGCTTGGTAAATGTAACCATACAGAGATTAGGTATGTTAGGCTTGAGTGGGCTGAGATAAGTGATGACTTTGCTGTGTGAAGCAACACAGGCCCAAGCAGCCTTTGGTCTGGTGCTATACCAAGCGGGACTGAAGTGTTTAGGAGTAGTGGAGTGGTCTGTGGTGGATTGGGTTATTTTATGGGTACTGGTGTGTAAAATGATGCTTTAATCAGTGCGGATCGTGTGTAAAATAAGGTCTGTTGGTACTTGGTGTGTAATACTGTGTGAAACTCATCTCAGTGGGTAGTAGCTTGTAAAATGGGGTCTGCTTTTGGGTTTATGCATGTGGAATATATAGCTTCATGTCTGTAAGTCTTACTCAGAGACTTTTGGTGGGTGAAAGAGGGTCTTACTCCAGTGGGTGTTTGGGTGCACAGTAAAATAATCAGAACAATTCAGTGTGTGAAGTAGGGCCGTGTGAACATTAGCATgtgaaaaaggtctgaattaGTATTACAGTGTGAAATAGGACTT
This genomic interval carries:
- the LOC118776256 gene encoding ankyrin-1-like isoform X8, whose protein sequence is MWALVTELFFSLVLLAFLVISCQNVLHIASGSVRSVLTYVHEQLDHELGEGEGTADEEENITTRVVRRRVILKGDELEDIPGDHVSEEQFTDEHGNIVTKKIVRKVVRRGKGSGEEGGQEVSVEGSLQEADELEAEAEQFMNYAILGRETSKPDIVDVKKGAQIVKRASLRRVKQ